The genomic region CGCACCGCGGCGAGGTTGTCGCGGAAGCTGGCCAGGTCCTCCTCGGAGGCCTTGGCGCGGGCCAGCCAGCGCTCGACCTCCTCGTCGGGGGCCTGGGCGCAGAAGACGGTGCCGACCGGCGGGATCAGCGGGATCCGGTGGCCGACGGCCAGGCTCCCCGGCTCGTGGCCGCCGCTCTTGGTGGCGGCCACGAAGACCGCCTCGTCACCGACGCGCGCCATCACGCTGCAGTCGGCGCCCAGCTCGTGGGCCAGCGCCTCGAGCGGCTCGCGGACGGCCTCGGCCATCTGCGCGCCCTCGATCAGCTCGGGGTCGGAGGCGGCCACCGGCGAGGGCAGCGCGAAGCGGCCGTAGCCGCCCTGGAAGAACAGCAGCGGCAGGGTCGGACGCTGCACGGCCAGGTCGAGGACCCGGCCGAGCACGATCACGTGGTCCCCGCCGTCGAGCTCCTCGGTGACCTCGCACTCGATCCAGCCGACTGCGCCGGGCAGCACCGGCGAGCCGTGGGCCGCCGGAGCCCAGTCGACGCCGGCGAACTTGTCCTCGGCGCGCGAGGCGAAGCGACCGCACAGCTCCTGCTGGTCGGCGGCGAGCACGTTGACGCAGAAGTGCCGGCTGGTGCGCAGCCGCGCGTAGCTGCCCGAGGTGCGGGTCGGCAGGTAGGCGACCAGCGGCGGGTCCAGCGAGACGGAGGTGAAGGAGCCGACGACCATGCCGACGGGCGCGCCGGTGTCGTCGATCGCGGTCACCACCACGACACCCGTCGGGTAGTGCCCGAGGGTCTCGCGGAACAGCGCCGCGTCGAAGGGCGCGGGGGCCGCGGTCGTGGCCGGGCCAGTGGGGCCCTGGGAAGTGTCCATGCTCATTCTCCTGTCCGGGTCCGTGGGGTCACGGACCGACGAGGGCGGCCGCAGCCGCCCGGGCGCATGCCAGATCCTGCTCGGGCAGCGCGCCGCTCACACCGACCGCGCCCACGATCTCGCCGCCGGGACCGCCGCGCCGCAGCGGTACGCCGCCGGGGAGCGTCACCGGGTCGCGGCCGCTGTCGGCGGCGACCACGTCGAGCAGCTCGGGCCACTTCTCGCGGAGCACCGCGAGCTCGTCGCTCGGCCGCTCGAAGAGCGCCGCCGTGCGTGCCTTGGCCCGCGCGACGCCCGAGGTGAACCAGGTGGCGCCGTCCGAGCGCGCCACCAGCACGTCGGCGCCGCGCAGGTCGACGACGGCGACCGAGACGCAGACGCCGAGGGCGCCGGCGTGCTCGAGGGCGACCTCGAGCACGCGCGACGCCTCGGCGTAGGTGGGTGCGGCGGCCACGCTCAGGCCGACGGGGCGGTGGCCGACTCGGCGGGCGGCACCGGTGCCTTGATCAGGCGGTAGACCTCGGTGCGCAGCTCGGCGAACTTCGGCAGCGCCTTGGTGGCCAGCTGCTCGCGGGGCACGGGCAGGTCGACGTCGATCAGCGCGGTGACCGTGGCCGGGCGGCCCGACAGCACGAGCACCGTGTCGGCCAGGTAGACGGCCTCGTCGATGTCGTGGGTCACCAGCATCACGGTGATGCCGAGGTGGTCGCGCACCCGCAGGACCAGGTCCTCCAGGTCCGAGCGGGTCTGGGCATCGACCGAGGCGAACGGCTCGTCCATCACGATCGCGCGCGGCTGGGAGGCCAGGGCACGGGCGATCGCGACGCGCTGCTGCATGCCGCCGGAGAGCTGCCACGGGTACGCCGCGGTGAAGTCCTTGAGGCCGACCTCGGTCAGCGCCTCGGTGGCCAGGCGGAGCCGCTCGGCCTTCTTCATCCCGGCCGAGCGCAGCGGCAGCGCCACGTTGTCGAGGACCGAGAGCCACGGCATCAGCGAGCGGCTGTAGTCCTGGAACACGATGGCCAGGCCCTCCGGCGGCGCCTTCACGGTCTTGCCCTCGAAGACGACCGAGCCGTGGCTGGGCTGGAGGAGACCGGTGAGGCTCTGCAGCAGCGTGGTCTTGCCGACGCCCGAGGGCCCCACGATGCAGACGAACTCGCCCTGCGCCACGGAGAACTCGAGGTTCTCGAAGATCTGGCGCTCGCCGTACGCGTGGCCCAGGCCCTTGGCCTGGATCACCGGCGTGCCCGAGGCACCCTTGACGCCCTCGGCGTTCGCGGTGGCGGTGGTCATCACTTTCCTCCGTTGTTGTGCGCGGTCATGCCCCGGTGCCAGGCAAGTGCCCAGGACTCGACGAGGGCGAAGAGGCGGTTGATCAGGTAGCCGAGGATGCCGAGGGCGATGATGCCCGCCCACATCGCGGTGGTGTTGAAGCTGCGCTGGGCGTCCAGGACGAAGTAGCCGATGCCGCCGGGGGTGCCCACCATCTCCGAGATCACCATCGCCACGAAGGAGATGGCCAGCGCGGTGCGGGCGCCCGCGAAGATCTGCGGCGCGGCGTTGGGCAGCACCAGGAAGCGGACCCGGTCCAGCCGGCTGAGCCGGTAGGAGCGGGAGACCTGGCGCAGCACGGGCTCGACCGAGCGGACGCCGTCGATGGTGTTGAGCAGGATCGGCCAGGTCGCGACCAGCGCGATCATGGCGACCTTCATCGAGGAGCCGAGGCCGACGAGCAGCATCATCACCGGGAGGATCGCGACGCCCGGCGTGGCGCGCATGAACTCGACCAGCGGACGGACCGCGGCGTCGAGCCAGCTCACCATGCCGAGCACCATGCCCAGGGTCACGCCGCACAGGCAGGCGAGGCCGAAGCCCAGCGCGAGGCGCTGGATGCTGGGCCAGATCTCGGTCTTGATGCCCTCGAAGAACCAGATGTCGACGAACTCGTCGAGGATCTGCGACAGCGGCGGGAAGTAGATGTTCGTGCTCTCGGCGCTGGCGAACCACCAGAGCGCCACGAGCACCACGGGGAGCCAGAACTCCCAGAGCAGACGACGCACGATGCTCATCGGTTGTTCTCCCTCTGCGACGGGTGCCACCACAGGACGCGGCGCTGTGCGGCCCCGAGCAGCACGTTGAGCAGCACCCCGAGGAGTGCGGCCGTGACCACCCAGACGAACATCCGGTCGTTGTCGTTGATGCTCAGCGTGTTGAACAGGCGCTGGCCGATGCCGGTCGCGCCACCGAGGAACTCCGAGGAGATCGTGATCAGCAGGCTGATCGTGGCGGCGATGCGCAGGCCGGTCATGATGAACGGCATCGCGGACGGCACGTAGATGAAGCGGACGCGGGTGCGGAAGTCCAAGCGGTAGGACTTCGCGACCTGGCGCACCTGCGGCGAGAGCTGCTGGGCGGCGTACATCGACTGCACCAGGATCGGCCACAGGGCGCTGAACATCACCAGGATGAGCACCATCGTGCGGGTCGAGCCGTAGAGCAGGAGCACGACCGGGAGGATCGCGACGCCGGGGATGGTGCGACCGAAGTCGATCACGAAGGTGGTCGAGCGCTCCAGCGGCTTGAACGTGCCGATCAGCAGGCCGAGCGGCACCCCGATCAGCACCGAGAGCCCGAAGCCGATCACCGCGGACAGCAGCGTGCTGCCGACCGCCTCCCAGTACGACGAGGTCGCCATCAGGTCGGCGGCCGTCTCGACGAGACGGGCCGGCGTGGGTACGCCGGCGGCGCGGCCCCGGTTCAGGGCGAACCAGTGCCACAGGAGGAGCGCAGCGGCGATCGCTGCGATCTTGAGTCCGACGGCTCCCAGCAGCTCACGCTGCCGGGAGCTGCGAGACGAGCGCGCCCGACGCCGAGACGGCGCCGCGCCTGCCGGCGCGGGGGTCCCCGCGCCGGCAGGCGAAGTGGTCACGGACGCAGACACGTCACTTGTCCGCGAGCAGGGACTCGACGCTCGGGGCGTCGTCCTCGTCGATCAGGTCGTAGCGCAGCACGCGGGCGATGCCGGCCTCGACGGTCTCGGCGTCGATCGGCTCCTCGCCGAACTTCTGGAAGCGCGACTTGGCGAGCAGCTCGGCCGGGGCGTCGATGTAGGTCTCCGCGATCTTGGCGGGCAGGCCCTCGGTGGTGTTGAGCAGCTTGTTCGCCTCGAGGATCGCCTGGGCGAACTTCTCCACCGTCTCCGGGTTCGACCCCGCGAAGGAGTCGGAGGTGACGTAGGTGTAGGCGAGCTCGCCCTCGCCGCCGGCGACGTAGCCCGAGAGCAGCTTGATGTCGGAGTCGGCCAGCGCCGCGGTGCCGCTGGGCTCCGCGGTGGTGACGACGTCGACCGAACCGCCCTTGAGCGCGGCGATGGTGTTGGGGACCTCGACGAACTTGATCTTCGAGGAGTCCCCGCCGGCCTCGTCGACGACGGTGCGCACGTCGACCCAGATCTGGCTCTTGGTCTGCGGGACGCCGAAGGTGGCGTTCTCGATGTCCTTGATGGACTTGATCTTGCTGTCCTTGGCGACCCAGAAGTTGCCCACGCCCAT from Nocardioides sp. dk884 harbors:
- a CDS encoding ABC transporter ATP-binding protein; this translates as MTTATANAEGVKGASGTPVIQAKGLGHAYGERQIFENLEFSVAQGEFVCIVGPSGVGKTTLLQSLTGLLQPSHGSVVFEGKTVKAPPEGLAIVFQDYSRSLMPWLSVLDNVALPLRSAGMKKAERLRLATEALTEVGLKDFTAAYPWQLSGGMQQRVAIARALASQPRAIVMDEPFASVDAQTRSDLEDLVLRVRDHLGITVMLVTHDIDEAVYLADTVLVLSGRPATVTALIDVDLPVPREQLATKALPKFAELRTEVYRLIKAPVPPAESATAPSA
- a CDS encoding flavin reductase, encoding MDTSQGPTGPATTAAPAPFDAALFRETLGHYPTGVVVVTAIDDTGAPVGMVVGSFTSVSLDPPLVAYLPTRTSGSYARLRTSRHFCVNVLAADQQELCGRFASRAEDKFAGVDWAPAAHGSPVLPGAVGWIECEVTEELDGGDHVIVLGRVLDLAVQRPTLPLLFFQGGYGRFALPSPVAASDPELIEGAQMAEAVREPLEALAHELGADCSVMARVGDEAVFVAATKSGGHEPGSLAVGHRIPLIPPVGTVFCAQAPDEEVERWLARAKASEEDLASFRDNLAAVRRNGYSLSLVPQSPADRVALMSDYSGVDVLPVHERRMRQMISESASLYEPVLDPEQTHDLHSVIVPMPTDEGHTRLALRLSGLPRGASVEQVEAWIAALTAVAHEGAERLRRRAARDGVRLG
- a CDS encoding ABC transporter permease translates to MTTSPAGAGTPAPAGAAPSRRRARSSRSSRQRELLGAVGLKIAAIAAALLLWHWFALNRGRAAGVPTPARLVETAADLMATSSYWEAVGSTLLSAVIGFGLSVLIGVPLGLLIGTFKPLERSTTFVIDFGRTIPGVAILPVVLLLYGSTRTMVLILVMFSALWPILVQSMYAAQQLSPQVRQVAKSYRLDFRTRVRFIYVPSAMPFIMTGLRIAATISLLITISSEFLGGATGIGQRLFNTLSINDNDRMFVWVVTAALLGVLLNVLLGAAQRRVLWWHPSQRENNR
- a CDS encoding ABC transporter substrate-binding protein; its protein translation is MNSFKNRLPVKALAVAAAAALALSACGGGDDSASDSKDGTVKVAVFPSFNALGAHTADLEGTFEDQGLDVEFITVATPAEATPQLLGGKVDFALMDVTTPVIARSENVPVVMVAPGATGTAVGEDGMGVGNFWVAKDSKIKSIKDIENATFGVPQTKSQIWVDVRTVVDEAGGDSSKIKFVEVPNTIAALKGGSVDVVTTAEPSGTAALADSDIKLLSGYVAGGEGELAYTYVTSDSFAGSNPETVEKFAQAILEANKLLNTTEGLPAKIAETYIDAPAELLAKSRFQKFGEEPIDAETVEAGIARVLRYDLIDEDDAPSVESLLADK
- a CDS encoding GlcG/HbpS family heme-binding protein, which gives rise to MAAAPTYAEASRVLEVALEHAGALGVCVSVAVVDLRGADVLVARSDGATWFTSGVARAKARTAALFERPSDELAVLREKWPELLDVVAADSGRDPVTLPGGVPLRRGGPGGEIVGAVGVSGALPEQDLACARAAAAALVGP
- a CDS encoding ABC transporter permease, whose translation is MSIVRRLLWEFWLPVVLVALWWFASAESTNIYFPPLSQILDEFVDIWFFEGIKTEIWPSIQRLALGFGLACLCGVTLGMVLGMVSWLDAAVRPLVEFMRATPGVAILPVMMLLVGLGSSMKVAMIALVATWPILLNTIDGVRSVEPVLRQVSRSYRLSRLDRVRFLVLPNAAPQIFAGARTALAISFVAMVISEMVGTPGGIGYFVLDAQRSFNTTAMWAGIIALGILGYLINRLFALVESWALAWHRGMTAHNNGGK